One genomic region from Lacerta agilis isolate rLacAgi1 chromosome 13, rLacAgi1.pri, whole genome shotgun sequence encodes:
- the RAMAC gene encoding RNA guanine-N7 methyltransferase activating subunit: MASTIDILQNYNNLFAHRYTSEDKEYQKYVQRPADPPPIVEDWANREPTVPSVSEILQNYEKMFANRFSSEDEEYQKYVQRAADLPPLVEDWRNRSGGNQRYRERFRDSRQFRGRGDRYEQQGGYRYGQWQERNNYQQHRQGQSSYSYHGRPSHYGYSSYSQGSQYGHY; the protein is encoded by the exons ATGGCTTCCACAATTGACATCCTTCAGAATTATAATAACCTGTTTGCTCATCGATACACTTCTGAAGACAAGGAGTATCAGAAATATGTCCAGCGCCCTGCAGACCCACCTCCCATCGTTGAAGACTGGGCAAACAG agAACCCACCGTGCCTTCTGTATCTGAGATACTTCAGAATTACGAAAAGATGTTTGCAAATCGATTTTCTTCAGAAGATGAAGAATATCAGAAATACGTCCAGCGTGCTGCAGATCTACCTCCTCTAGTAGAGGACTGGAGAAATAGATCAGGTGGCAACCAGCGATACAGAGAAAG ATTCAGAGACAGCAGACAATTCAGAGGCAGAGGGGACAGATACGAACAGCAAGGAGGCTATAGATACGGTCAATGGCAAGAGAGAAACAACTATCAGCAGCACAGACAAGGACAGTCTTCCTACTCCTATCATGGGCGGCCATCCCACTATGGCTACAGTTCTTACTCCCAGGGGTCACAGTATGGCCATTACTAG